The Pantoea phytobeneficialis genome has a segment encoding these proteins:
- a CDS encoding carboxylesterase/lipase family protein has translation MKNQRRLRILTAEGELRGSMDDELFVFKGIPYAAPPVGALRWRPPQALQPWQGERDATAWGPASWQNRDYCLLAGGGDPGHFSEDCLYLNVWTPDIEPARPLPVMVWLHGGGFSIGAGSLDPYRGKALAAQGAVVVTLNYRLGHFGFFAHPALDAEYPADSVVNNFALLDQIAALQWVQRNIPAFGGDRRNITLFGESSGARSVLSLCCSPLAEGLFHKGIVQSAYSLPDTPRVQAQQVGQQVAAHFGLAANASASDLRALPADGFWPLQRPLALGPVPISGDIVLPQPMLATFMAGRQHRVPLMIGSNSDEASVLDFFGVDATQVLQQLRQKNRLSYQLIKWLYDIHDDALLGRAVARDMAFSVLPLLVVQAQHNIGMSGWRYWFDYVSEQSHDLYPHGAWHGNEVPYVFNTLDTQTPAEGRSYTAADYAVATRLSALWITFARDASEFSYQLRSEIDWPVWRSDNDVTLMVGRDAEKPFSLQRRFMRGRLRLFRLMMRSMVKL, from the coding sequence ATGAAAAACCAACGACGTCTGAGGATCTTGACTGCGGAAGGAGAACTCAGAGGCTCAATGGATGATGAGCTGTTTGTCTTCAAAGGTATACCCTATGCCGCGCCCCCGGTTGGCGCGTTGCGCTGGCGGCCACCGCAGGCGCTGCAACCCTGGCAGGGTGAACGTGACGCCACGGCATGGGGGCCGGCCAGCTGGCAAAATCGGGACTATTGTCTGCTTGCCGGTGGTGGCGACCCGGGTCATTTCAGCGAAGATTGTCTCTACCTTAATGTCTGGACGCCAGATATTGAACCCGCGCGCCCGCTCCCGGTGATGGTGTGGCTGCACGGCGGTGGATTCAGCATCGGCGCAGGCAGCCTGGATCCTTATCGCGGCAAGGCGCTGGCAGCGCAGGGCGCGGTGGTGGTGACGCTCAACTATCGCCTCGGCCATTTCGGCTTTTTTGCCCATCCGGCGCTGGATGCAGAGTATCCCGCCGACAGCGTGGTGAATAATTTCGCCCTGCTTGATCAGATCGCGGCGCTGCAATGGGTGCAACGTAATATCCCGGCGTTTGGCGGCGATCGCCGCAATATCACGCTGTTTGGCGAATCGTCAGGCGCGCGTAGCGTGCTGTCCTTGTGCTGCTCGCCATTGGCGGAGGGGTTATTTCATAAGGGCATAGTACAGAGCGCCTACAGCCTGCCAGATACGCCGCGCGTGCAAGCGCAGCAGGTAGGTCAACAGGTGGCGGCCCATTTTGGACTGGCTGCGAATGCCAGCGCCAGCGATCTCCGTGCGTTACCGGCGGATGGATTCTGGCCGCTGCAACGCCCGCTGGCGCTTGGTCCGGTGCCGATCAGCGGCGATATCGTCCTGCCACAACCGATGTTGGCGACCTTTATGGCTGGCAGGCAGCATCGGGTTCCCTTGATGATCGGCAGCAACAGCGATGAAGCCAGCGTTCTCGATTTTTTTGGTGTGGATGCCACCCAGGTTCTGCAACAGCTACGCCAAAAAAATCGCCTGAGTTATCAGTTAATTAAATGGTTATATGATATCCACGATGATGCCCTGCTCGGGCGCGCCGTGGCTCGTGATATGGCCTTTTCCGTGCTGCCATTATTGGTCGTGCAGGCCCAACACAATATTGGTATGTCTGGTTGGCGTTATTGGTTTGATTACGTTTCTGAACAGTCGCACGACCTCTATCCCCACGGTGCCTGGCACGGTAATGAAGTCCCCTATGTGTTTAATACCTTAGATACGCAGACGCCAGCCGAGGGCCGCAGTTACACCGCCGCTGATTATGCTGTTGCGACGCGCCTCAGCGCCCTGTGGATCACCTTTGCCCGCGATGCCAGCGAATTCAGTTACCAGTTGCGCAGTGAGATTGACTGGCCGGTGTGGCGTTCAGATAACGATGTCACCCTGATGGTTGGCCGTGATGCGGAAAAACCGTTCAGTTTGCAGCGCCGGTTTATGCGCGGGCGGCTGCGTCTGTTCCGCCTGATGATGCGCAGCATGGTGAAACTTTAG
- a CDS encoding DoxX family protein, which produces MFGGINQLFTRMCDHPDFAKLLLRLTFGGLLLFHGEFKVVHGVAWIEHLLTVRGMPGFIAYGAYIGEILAPIMMIVGLMTRPAAFIIVINMIVATLLVKMGVVWHLTDVGAWSLETEALYTLGALAIMFLGAGKYTLVRNPRLQ; this is translated from the coding sequence ATGTTTGGTGGAATTAACCAACTGTTTACCCGGATGTGTGATCACCCGGATTTCGCTAAGCTGCTGCTCCGCCTGACATTTGGCGGTTTGCTGCTGTTCCACGGTGAATTTAAAGTGGTCCACGGAGTGGCATGGATCGAACATCTGCTCACCGTCAGAGGCATGCCAGGTTTCATCGCTTACGGTGCTTACATCGGGGAAATTTTGGCACCCATTATGATGATCGTTGGCTTAATGACGCGCCCTGCGGCCTTCATTATTGTGATCAACATGATTGTCGCCACGCTATTGGTAAAAATGGGGGTTGTCTGGCATCTGACGGATGTCGGTGCATGGTCCCTGGAGACGGAAGCCCTTTACACGCTAGGCGCACTTGCCATTATGTTTTTGGGTGCCGGGAAGTATACGCTGGTGCGCAATCCGCGCCTGCAATAA
- the hglS gene encoding 2-oxoadipate dioxygenase/decarboxylase HglS, which produces MDNFLTSDAIRTLFSQAMSAMYQQEVPQYGVLTQLVSAVNERVLEANPDLKNRLAAADELSRLSVERHGAIRVGTAAELSMLRQMFAVMGMYPVGYYDLSQAGVPVHSTAFRPVSDSALRRNPFRVFTSLLRLELINDEALRAKAADILAARDIFTPRCRALIAQHQQQGGLNAADAAQFVKEALETFRWHADTTVDSATYLALSHQHRLIADVVCFRGCHINHLTPRTLDIDRVQTLMPTRGIDPKTLIEGPPQRQVPILLRQTSFKALEEPVHFRDGFQGTHTARFGEIEQRGVALTPKGRALYDKLLAEAGTGKDNQQHQQHLAEVFRAFPDDEVSLRREQLAWFSYRLTEKGIQSPPGAEESMEQLMAEGRLLAEPITYEDFLPVSAAGIFQSNLGDEAHVRSAGHASKAAFETALGAAVQDEMVLYQQLQQRSLARCGLA; this is translated from the coding sequence ATGGACAATTTCCTCACCAGCGATGCCATCCGCACGCTGTTTTCCCAGGCCATGTCGGCGATGTACCAGCAGGAAGTGCCGCAGTACGGTGTGCTGACCCAACTGGTCAGCGCCGTGAATGAACGCGTGCTGGAAGCCAATCCTGATCTGAAAAACCGTCTGGCGGCGGCGGATGAACTGAGCCGCCTGAGTGTGGAGCGCCACGGCGCGATTCGTGTGGGCACCGCAGCAGAGTTAAGCATGTTGCGCCAGATGTTTGCGGTGATGGGGATGTATCCGGTGGGTTATTACGACCTGTCGCAGGCCGGTGTTCCGGTGCATTCCACCGCGTTTCGTCCGGTCAGTGACAGCGCGCTGCGACGTAATCCGTTCCGGGTATTTACCTCGTTGCTGCGGCTGGAGTTGATCAATGATGAGGCGTTGCGTGCGAAAGCCGCCGACATTCTGGCGGCGCGCGACATCTTCACGCCACGTTGCCGGGCGTTAATCGCCCAACATCAGCAACAGGGTGGTCTTAACGCGGCGGATGCGGCGCAGTTTGTCAAAGAGGCGCTGGAAACCTTCCGCTGGCACGCCGATACCACGGTCGACAGCGCCACCTATCTGGCGCTCAGCCATCAACACCGTTTGATAGCCGACGTTGTCTGCTTCCGCGGCTGTCATATCAACCACCTGACGCCCCGCACCCTGGACATTGACCGGGTGCAGACGCTGATGCCGACACGCGGTATCGATCCCAAAACCCTGATTGAAGGTCCACCACAACGTCAGGTGCCGATCCTGCTGCGTCAGACCAGCTTTAAAGCGCTGGAGGAACCGGTGCATTTTCGCGATGGTTTTCAGGGTACGCACACCGCCCGCTTTGGTGAAATCGAACAACGTGGCGTGGCGTTAACGCCGAAAGGTCGCGCCCTGTACGACAAACTGCTGGCGGAAGCAGGTACCGGTAAGGACAACCAGCAGCATCAGCAGCATCTGGCGGAGGTGTTTCGCGCCTTTCCCGATGATGAAGTCAGCCTGCGCCGCGAACAACTGGCGTGGTTCAGCTATCGGCTGACGGAAAAAGGGATTCAGTCACCGCCCGGAGCCGAAGAGAGTATGGAACAGTTGATGGCAGAAGGACGCTTGCTGGCGGAACCGATCACCTATGAAGATTTTTTGCCGGTCAGCGCTGCGGGGATTTTTCAGTCCAACCTGGGTGATGAGGCGCACGTCCGCAGTGCCGGTCATGCCAGCAAGGCGGCGTTTGAAACGGCGCTCGGTGCGGCTGTGCAGGATGAAATGGTGTTATATCAACAGCTGCAACAGCGCAGCCTGGCGCGTTGTGGTCTGGCATAA
- a CDS encoding MFS transporter produces the protein MTSVEAVDVRQLINQSTLSRWQKRLIALCFLVVALDGMDIALMGFIAPTLRAAWGVSNHQLGMVISAALIGLALGAVFAGPLADRYGRRMMILLSVLFFGLWTLATAMAQNIEQMMLFRFLTGLGLGAAMPNVGTLVAEYAPERRRSFIITVVFCGFTFGAASGGFAASWLLPRYDWHSVMLLGGMLPLVVLPFLLRGLPESVRFLISRQAPAARIHAILDRMLPGAVQANSHFHSVEPTTVRAGAIATVLSRRYLFGSLMLWGGYFMALFLVYLVGSWLPSLVHTLGMSVTAAAIITAMYQAGGTLGSLFTGWLMDRVNANLALAVIYFCGGIAIVAMGFSPARVDLMSAIAFCSGFCFNGANTGMNALSASYYPTHARATGSSWMHGVGRVGAILSAFIGAELLSLGWSFSHIFLMLALPALLTTVMLLLKCRFGDPRAADE, from the coding sequence GTGACCAGCGTTGAAGCAGTAGATGTACGCCAGCTGATTAATCAGAGCACGCTGAGTCGCTGGCAAAAGCGCTTAATTGCGCTCTGCTTCCTCGTCGTGGCGCTGGATGGCATGGACATCGCGCTGATGGGATTTATCGCGCCGACGCTGCGCGCGGCCTGGGGTGTCAGCAATCATCAACTGGGTATGGTGATCAGTGCGGCCTTGATTGGACTGGCGCTGGGCGCGGTGTTCGCCGGGCCGCTGGCGGATCGCTATGGTCGCCGCATGATGATTCTGCTTAGCGTCCTGTTCTTTGGCTTGTGGACGTTGGCCACAGCGATGGCGCAGAACATCGAACAGATGATGCTGTTTCGTTTTCTCACCGGGCTGGGATTAGGCGCGGCGATGCCGAATGTTGGCACCCTGGTGGCGGAATACGCGCCGGAACGCCGCCGCTCCTTCATTATTACCGTGGTGTTCTGCGGGTTTACCTTTGGCGCGGCCTCCGGTGGTTTTGCCGCTTCCTGGCTCCTGCCTCGTTATGACTGGCACTCGGTGATGTTGTTGGGCGGAATGCTACCGCTGGTGGTGTTGCCTTTTCTGCTGCGCGGCCTGCCGGAGTCGGTACGTTTTCTCATCAGCCGTCAGGCACCGGCGGCACGTATCCACGCCATTCTCGACCGCATGTTGCCGGGCGCGGTGCAGGCCAACAGCCATTTCCACAGCGTTGAACCCACCACCGTGCGTGCTGGCGCAATTGCCACCGTCCTCTCACGCCGTTATTTGTTTGGCAGCCTGATGCTATGGGGCGGCTACTTCATGGCGCTGTTTCTGGTCTACCTGGTCGGTAGCTGGTTACCGTCGCTGGTCCATACCCTTGGCATGTCAGTGACCGCAGCCGCGATCATCACCGCGATGTATCAGGCGGGCGGCACCCTCGGCTCGCTGTTTACCGGTTGGCTGATGGACCGTGTTAACGCGAATCTGGCGCTGGCGGTGATCTACTTCTGTGGCGGCATCGCCATTGTCGCGATGGGTTTCTCTCCGGCGCGGGTCGACCTGATGAGCGCCATCGCTTTTTGTAGCGGTTTTTGTTTTAACGGTGCCAACACCGGGATGAATGCGTTATCCGCCAGCTATTATCCCACGCATGCACGCGCCACGGGCTCCAGTTGGATGCATGGCGTGGGGCGGGTCGGGGCGATCCTCAGTGCCTTTATCGGCGCGGAACTGCTTTCCCTCGGCTGGTCATTCAGCCATATCTTCCTGATGCTGGCGCTGCCGGCGCTGCTGACCACCGTGATGCTGTTGCTGAAATGTCGTTTTGGTGACCCGCGAGCCGCCGACGAGTGA
- a CDS encoding LysR substrate-binding domain-containing protein, translating to MDKNILFNQRIRLRHLHTFVAVAQQGTLGRAAETLNLSQPALSKTLNELEELAGARLFERGRLGAQLTTLGEQFLTHAIKVLDALNHAGQSFNSPLPGRPMVIRLGALTTAAMGMLPQILDRFHQQQPNTTVQVATLHNNVLLAGLRAGEFDIGIGRMADSEMMAGLTYELLFLESLKLVVRPEHPLLSDNVTLSRAMQWPVVISPEGTAPRRIAQQMLDEQDCSLPANCVETSSTSLARQLALRYDYVWFVPSGAVKEDLNHNALCALPISSAGPGEPVGIITRTGNTLSLSAEVLMATIRKFHS from the coding sequence ATGGACAAAAATATCCTTTTCAATCAGCGCATTCGCTTGCGCCATTTACATACCTTTGTTGCTGTCGCGCAACAAGGCACGCTGGGTCGGGCAGCAGAAACGCTGAACCTGAGCCAGCCTGCACTCTCGAAAACCCTTAATGAGCTGGAGGAACTGGCTGGAGCACGTTTATTTGAACGCGGTCGTCTCGGCGCCCAACTGACCACCCTGGGCGAACAATTCCTGACCCACGCGATTAAGGTGCTGGATGCCCTGAATCATGCAGGACAAAGCTTTAACTCACCGTTACCCGGACGCCCGATGGTCATCCGCCTCGGCGCGCTGACCACCGCCGCAATGGGTATGCTGCCGCAAATTTTAGATCGCTTTCACCAGCAGCAACCCAACACCACGGTACAGGTGGCGACGCTGCATAATAATGTGTTGTTAGCGGGCCTGCGGGCTGGCGAATTTGATATCGGTATTGGCCGTATGGCCGACAGTGAAATGATGGCGGGCCTGACTTACGAGTTGCTGTTTCTTGAATCGTTAAAGCTGGTGGTACGCCCGGAGCATCCGCTGTTGAGTGACAACGTCACGCTATCGCGCGCGATGCAGTGGCCCGTGGTGATCTCCCCGGAGGGCACGGCCCCACGTCGTATCGCGCAACAAATGCTGGATGAACAAGATTGTTCACTCCCCGCCAACTGCGTGGAAACGTCCTCAACGTCCCTGGCACGCCAGCTGGCGTTACGCTACGACTATGTCTGGTTTGTGCCTTCCGGGGCGGTTAAAGAGGATTTAAATCATAATGCGTTGTGCGCCCTGCCCATCTCGTCAGCCGGGCCAGGTGAGCCGGTCGGTATTATCACCCGTACCGGCAATACCCTGAGCCTGAGCGCAGAGGTGTTGATGGCCACCATCCGTAAGTTCCACAGCTAA
- the smrA gene encoding DNA endonuclease SmrA, whose translation MNLDDDDLFRDAVGDVTPLKDCANTQWLRAPSTRVPQRIEEEENFLTRGFLEIIPLATPLEYKADGIQQGVLDKLRLGKYPLDASLNLLRQPVETCRQSLFSFMMQGRKQGLRNLLIIHGKGRDDESHANIVRSYVARWLTQFDEVQTFCVAQPHHGGAGALYVGLRKTDQARLDNRERHAKRSR comes from the coding sequence ATGAACCTCGATGATGATGATCTGTTCCGCGATGCCGTGGGTGATGTGACACCGTTGAAAGATTGCGCGAATACCCAGTGGCTGCGTGCGCCCTCGACCAGGGTGCCGCAACGTATTGAGGAAGAAGAGAACTTTCTGACGCGTGGTTTTCTGGAAATTATTCCGCTGGCGACGCCGCTGGAGTATAAAGCGGACGGTATCCAGCAGGGCGTGTTGGACAAATTGCGGCTGGGCAAATATCCGCTGGATGCCAGCCTCAATCTATTGCGTCAGCCGGTTGAAACCTGCCGTCAGTCGCTGTTCAGCTTTATGATGCAGGGGCGCAAGCAGGGGTTACGTAATTTGTTGATCATCCACGGCAAGGGACGTGATGACGAGTCACATGCCAATATCGTGCGCAGCTATGTGGCGCGCTGGCTGACACAATTCGACGAGGTGCAAACCTTCTGCGTCGCGCAACCCCACCACGGCGGGGCCGGGGCGCTGTATGTTGGCTTGCGTAAAACCGATCAGGCCCGCCTGGATAACCGCGAACGGCACGCCAAGCGCAGCCGTTAG
- a CDS encoding FNR family transcription factor, with product MIPEKRSIRRIQSGGCAIHCQDCSISQLCIPFTLNEHELDQLDNIIERKKPIQKGQTLFKAGDELKSLYAIRSGTIKSYTITEQGDEQITGFHLAGDLVGFDAIVSAHHPSFAQALETAMVCEIPFETLDDLSGKMPALRQQMMRLMSGEIKGDQDMILLLSKKNAEERLAAFIWNLSRRFGQRGFSQREFRLTMTRGDIGNYLGLTVETISRLLGRFQKSGMLAVKGKYITIENHSMLAELAGQTEQAA from the coding sequence ATGATCCCGGAAAAACGCAGCATTCGACGTATTCAGTCTGGCGGTTGTGCCATCCATTGCCAGGATTGCAGTATCAGCCAGTTGTGTATTCCCTTCACGCTGAACGAACACGAACTGGATCAGCTGGATAATATTATTGAACGCAAAAAGCCCATTCAAAAAGGCCAGACGTTGTTCAAAGCCGGTGATGAATTGAAATCGTTGTATGCCATTCGCTCGGGCACCATCAAAAGCTACACCATCACCGAACAGGGTGACGAGCAAATTACGGGTTTCCATCTGGCAGGTGATTTGGTCGGTTTTGACGCCATTGTTAGCGCCCATCATCCCAGCTTTGCGCAAGCGCTGGAAACCGCGATGGTGTGCGAAATCCCGTTCGAAACCCTGGATGACCTCTCCGGTAAAATGCCCGCACTGCGTCAGCAGATGATGCGTCTGATGAGTGGTGAGATCAAAGGCGATCAGGACATGATTCTGTTGCTGTCCAAGAAGAATGCTGAGGAGCGTCTCGCCGCCTTTATCTGGAACCTGTCGCGCCGTTTTGGTCAACGTGGTTTCTCCCAACGTGAGTTCCGCTTAACCATGACGCGTGGCGATATTGGTAACTATCTGGGACTAACCGTAGAAACCATCAGCCGTTTACTCGGTCGTTTCCAGAAAAGTGGCATGCTGGCGGTAAAAGGCAAATATATCACTATCGAAAACCACTCAATGCTGGCAGAACTTGCTGGTCAGACTGAGCAAGCCGCCTGA
- the uspE gene encoding universal stress protein UspE produces the protein MSRYQNILVAIDAQQDDQPALRRAVYLNQRIGGKIKAFLPIYDFSYEMTTLLSPDERANMRKGVISQRTEWIREQAHAYLEAGVDIEIKVIWHNRPYEAIIHEVMTHHHDLVLKMAHQHDRLEAVIFTPTDWHLLRKCPCPVWMVKDQPWPEGGKALVAVNLASEEPHHDALNQKLIRETTQLAEMVNHTEVHLVGAYPITPINIAIELPDFDPSVYNDAIRGQHLVAMKALRQKFSISEEFTHVAKGLPEEVIPDIASHLSAGIVVLGTIGRTGLSAAFLGNTAEQVIDHLRCDLLAIKPDDFKSPIELDDDDEEDDDD, from the coding sequence ATGTCCCGGTACCAAAATATTCTGGTCGCGATTGACGCACAACAGGATGATCAACCCGCGCTGCGGCGTGCGGTTTATCTCAATCAACGTATCGGCGGAAAAATCAAAGCTTTCCTGCCTATCTATGATTTCTCCTACGAAATGACCACCCTGCTGTCGCCGGATGAGCGCGCCAACATGCGTAAAGGTGTGATCAGCCAGCGTACCGAATGGATCCGCGAGCAGGCCCACGCTTATCTGGAGGCGGGCGTTGATATTGAAATTAAGGTTATCTGGCACAACCGTCCGTACGAAGCGATTATTCATGAGGTGATGACCCATCATCACGATTTGGTGCTGAAGATGGCGCATCAGCACGATCGTCTGGAAGCGGTAATTTTTACCCCCACCGACTGGCACCTGCTGCGTAAATGCCCTTGCCCGGTATGGATGGTAAAAGATCAGCCGTGGCCGGAAGGCGGTAAAGCGCTGGTGGCGGTGAACCTCGCCAGCGAAGAACCCCATCATGACGCTCTCAATCAAAAATTGATTCGCGAAACCACCCAGTTGGCCGAAATGGTCAACCATACCGAAGTGCATCTGGTCGGTGCTTACCCGATTACCCCAATCAATATCGCTATCGAACTGCCGGATTTTGACCCCAGCGTGTATAACGACGCCATTCGCGGTCAGCATCTGGTGGCGATGAAAGCGCTGCGGCAGAAGTTCTCGATTAGCGAAGAGTTTACCCACGTCGCGAAAGGTTTACCGGAAGAAGTCATCCCGGATATCGCCAGCCATCTTAGTGCCGGTATTGTGGTACTTGGCACCATCGGTCGCACCGGGTTGTCGGCGGCGTTCCTGGGAAATACAGCGGAACAGGTGATTGATCATCTGCGCTGCGATCTGTTGGCCATCAAACCTGATGACTTTAAATCGCCGATCGAGCTTGATGATGATGACGAAGAGGATGATGACGACTAA
- the pntB gene encoding Re/Si-specific NAD(P)(+) transhydrogenase subunit beta, protein MSGGLVTAAYIVAAILFIFSLAGLSKHETSKQGNIFGMSGMAIALLATIFGPNSGNVAWILLAMVIGGAIGVRLAKKVEMTEMPELVAILHSFVGLAAVLVGFNSYLDHAPGLSAVMENIHLTEVFLGIFIGAVTFTGSIVAFGKLRGKISSRPLMLPHRHKLNLLALVVSFLLLVWFVRTESTGAQVFALLLMTVIALAFGWHLVASIGGADMPVVVSMLNSYSGWAAAAAGFMLSNDLLIVTGALVGSSGAILSYIMCKAMNRSFISVIAGGFGTDTSVGGESEEAGEHREINAEETAELLKASSSVIITPGYGMAVAQAQYPVAEITEKLRARGIKVRFGIHPVAGRLPGHMNVLLAEAKVPYDVVLEMDEINDDFSDTDTVLVIGANDTVNPAAQEDPRSPIAGMPVLEVWKAQNVIVFKRSMNTGYAGVQNPLFFKDNTQMLFGDAKASVEGILRAL, encoded by the coding sequence ATGTCTGGCGGATTAGTCACTGCAGCATACATTGTTGCCGCGATTCTGTTTATTTTCAGCCTTGCAGGTCTCTCGAAACACGAGACGTCAAAGCAGGGTAACATTTTTGGTATGAGCGGGATGGCGATTGCGCTGCTCGCTACGATCTTTGGCCCCAACAGCGGCAACGTTGCGTGGATCCTGCTGGCGATGGTGATCGGTGGTGCGATTGGCGTACGTCTGGCGAAGAAAGTCGAGATGACCGAGATGCCGGAGCTGGTGGCGATTCTGCACAGCTTCGTGGGTCTGGCGGCGGTACTGGTGGGCTTCAACAGCTACCTCGACCACGCACCGGGTCTGTCGGCGGTGATGGAAAATATCCATCTGACCGAAGTGTTCCTCGGTATCTTTATCGGTGCGGTGACCTTCACCGGTTCGATTGTCGCCTTTGGTAAGCTGCGCGGTAAGATTTCATCTCGCCCGCTGATGCTGCCGCATCGTCATAAGCTTAACCTGCTGGCGTTGGTGGTATCGTTCCTGCTGCTGGTGTGGTTTGTTCGTACCGAAAGTACCGGCGCACAGGTGTTCGCGCTGTTGCTGATGACCGTGATTGCGCTGGCGTTTGGCTGGCATCTGGTGGCTTCTATCGGTGGTGCCGATATGCCGGTCGTGGTGTCGATGCTGAACTCCTACTCAGGCTGGGCAGCCGCAGCCGCCGGTTTTATGCTGAGCAACGATCTGCTGATCGTCACCGGTGCGTTAGTGGGGTCGAGCGGTGCCATCCTGTCGTACATCATGTGTAAGGCGATGAACCGTTCCTTTATTAGCGTGATTGCCGGTGGTTTTGGTACTGACACCAGCGTCGGTGGTGAAAGCGAAGAAGCCGGTGAACACCGCGAAATCAACGCAGAAGAAACCGCTGAACTGCTGAAAGCGTCATCTTCGGTGATCATCACCCCAGGCTACGGCATGGCAGTGGCGCAGGCGCAGTATCCGGTGGCGGAAATCACCGAGAAACTGCGCGCGCGCGGCATCAAGGTACGTTTCGGTATCCACCCGGTGGCAGGGCGTCTGCCTGGTCATATGAACGTGCTGCTGGCGGAAGCGAAAGTACCGTACGACGTGGTGCTGGAGATGGATGAAATCAACGATGATTTCAGCGATACCGACACCGTACTGGTTATCGGCGCGAACGACACCGTCAACCCGGCCGCGCAGGAAGATCCGCGCAGCCCGATTGCGGGTATGCCGGTCCTGGAAGTATGGAAAGCGCAGAACGTTATCGTGTTTAAGCGTTCCATGAATACCGGCTATGCCGGGGTGCAGAACCCGCTGTTCTTCAAAGACAACACCCAGATGTTGTTTGGTGATGCGAAGGCCAGCGTAGAAGGCATTCTGCGCGCGTTATAA